In the Candidatus Cloacimonadota bacterium genome, TGTTCCGGATAGATCATCATGCTCACCCCGGTTCCGGCAAAGCCGAGAGAACCTTTATCCAGGACATTGATCTCATCATCTAAATTTTGCTTTGCTAATTCCTGTCGCAAAAATGAATCAATTATTAGATAATTCTCTTGCAGGGATGGATTGTCGATACTTAAAAGAACCTGATTGCGATAAAATTTCATCGTTGTCCTCCCAGAATCGATTTGATGATCTTTTCGATCTTCTCATCATTTAGATCGCCATAAACATCGTCATTGATCATCATGACCGGAGCATTTCCGCAAATTCCCAGGCAGG is a window encoding:
- a CDS encoding NADH-quinone oxidoreductase subunit E produces the protein CLGICGNAPVMMINDDVYGDLNDEKIEKIIKSILGGQR